Proteins found in one Melospiza georgiana isolate bMelGeo1 chromosome 1, bMelGeo1.pri, whole genome shotgun sequence genomic segment:
- the INHBA gene encoding inhibin beta A chain: MSIRKPACLFLPLPNHSLYSQTKLPPSLIHSLTLGQSVLSLSLPLSVSLSYSETESELFSLTATNIYSTYCIQRGNLQTKLHRKLLVLVPENLLKRRKNKQTNKQTKPAPKKTVREGGGKAGPFKKGITTTFAARMPLLWKRGFLLVLCWIIVRSSPTPGSEGHSSVTDCPSCALATLSKDVPSSQPEMVEAVKKHILNMLHLRDRPNITQPVPKAALLNAIKKLHVGKVGEDGYVEIEDDVGRRAEMNEVVEQTSEIITFAESGTAKKMLHFEISKEGSELSVVEHAEVWLFLKVSKANRSRTKVTIRLFQQQRQPKGNSEGAEDTEDGGLKGEKSETLISEKAVDTRKSTWHIFPVSSSVQRLLDQGKNSLDVRIACDLCQETGANLVLLGKKKKKEDDGEGKEKEAGEFTGEEEKEQSHRPFLMMLARHSEDRQHRRRRRGLECDGKVNICCKKQFFVSFKDIGWSDWIIAPTGYHANYCEGECPSHIAGTSGSSLSFHSTVINHYRMRGHSPFANLKSCCVPTKLRPMSMLYYDDGQNIIKKDIQNMIVEECGCS; encoded by the exons ATGAGCATAAGGAAGCCAGCCTGCCTGTTCCTCCCCCTTCCTAATCATAGCCTTTACTCACAGACAAAACTCCCTCCCTCTCTCATTCACTCACTCACTTTAGGCCAATCcgtcctctctctctctctccctctctctgtgtctctctcCTACTCTGAGACAGAGTCAGAACTCTTCTCCCTGACAGCCACAAACATCTACAGCACTTATTGCATTCAGAGAGGGAACCTGCAAACAAAACTTCACAGAAAACTTTTGGTTCTTGTTCCAGAGAATTtgctgaagagaaggaaaaacaaacaaacaaacaagcaaactaAACCAGCCCCCAAAAAAACTGTTCGTGAAGGGGGAGGAAAAGCAGGGCCTTTTAAAAAGGGAATCACAACAACTTTTGCTGCCAGGATGCCTTTGCTTTGGAAGAGAGGATTTCTGTTGGTGCTTTGCTGGATTATAGTGAGGAGTTCCCCAACCCCAGGATCCGAGGGGCACAGTTCAGTCACTGACTGTCCATCATGTGCCCTTGCCACGCTCTCAAAGGATGTGCCCAGCTCACAGCCTGAGATGGTGGAAGCAGTAAAGAAGCACATACTGAACATGTTGCACTTGAGGGACAGACCTAATATCACTCAGCCAGTGCCCAAGGCAGCACTTTTAAATGCCATCAAAAAACTCCACGTGGGAAAGGTGGGAGAGGATGGTTATGTGGAAATAGAGGATGACGTTGGAAGAAGAGCCGAAATGAATGAAGTTGTGGAGCAAACCTCAGAAATCATCACTTTTGCAGAATCAG GCACAGCCAAGAAAATGTTGCACTTTGAGATTTCCAAGGAAGGCAGTGAATTATCGGTGGTGGAGCATGCTGAAGTGTGGCTCTTCCTGAAGGTCTCCAAGGCCAACCGGAGCAGGACAAAAGTCACCATCCGCCTGTTCCAACAGCAGCGACAGCCAAAAGGCAATTCTGAAGGAGCAGAAGACACAGAGGATGGGGGGCTGAAAGGTGAAAAGAGTGAGACTTTGATTTCAGAAAAGGCAGTGGACACTCGTAAGAGTACTTGGCACATCTTCCCTGTCTCCAGCAGTGTCCAGAGACTCCTGGACCAAGGCAAGAACTCTTTGGATGTGCGGATTGCCTGTGACCTTTGTCAAGAGACTGGAGCCAACCTGGTGCTACTGggcaagaagaagaaaaaggaagatgatggggaagggaaagaaaaggaagctgGAGAATTCACaggagaagaggagaaggagcaaTCACATCGGCCCTTCTTGATGATGCTTGCCCGGCACTCAGAGGATCGCCAGCACAGGCGGCGAAGACGAGGCCTGGAGTGTGATGGCAAAGTCAACATCTGCTGCAAGAAGCAGTTCTTTGTCAGCTTCAAGGACATAGGGTGGAGTGACTGGATCATTGCTCCTACAGGTTATCATGCCAACTACTGCGAAGGAGAGTGTCCCAGCCATATAGCAGGCACATCTGGCTCATCATTATCTTTCCACTCCACTGTCATCAACCACTACCGCATGCGGGGCCATAGCCCCTTTGCCAACCTCAAATCATGCTGTGTGCCCACCAAGCTCCGGCCTATGTCCATGCTCTACTATGACGATGGCCAGAACATCATTAAGAAAGACATACAGAATATGATTGTGGAGGAGTGTGGCTGTTCGTAG